A portion of the Bactrocera neohumeralis isolate Rockhampton chromosome 2, APGP_CSIRO_Bneo_wtdbg2-racon-allhic-juicebox.fasta_v2, whole genome shotgun sequence genome contains these proteins:
- the LOC126761197 gene encoding uncharacterized protein LOC126761197 produces MTTSFVINGTPYDVDLSSLPVDITLNTFLREHAQLTGTKFMCLEGGCGVCICVVRGKHPASGETRTWAVNSCLTLLNTCTDWQITTIEGIGNKRDGYHPIQKRLAKLNGSQCGFCSPAMVMNMYGLLESKGGKVILEEVENSFGGNICRCTGYRPILDAMKSFAIDSNTRVEGGCCDDIEDFEFVICPMAGRQCVSKCGKPLTMLAYENGTYWYWPHTLADVFHALGQVGNDQYMLVGGNTAHGVYRRSPDIKHFIDLHAVPELKRHSIVGEKLTLGGNLSLNEAIEIFQKISQRPGFEYCQQLWQHFDMIAHVPVRNTGTLAGNISIKKAHPEFPSDVFLTFEALNAQIVIQELSAQPKTISILDYLKLPFNKAVILAFELRAYLKGRFIYHTYKITPRAQNAHAFVNAAFLLDMDVTSWGIVNAARICFGNISPDFVHATATEAYLVGQNLFDKEVMAKIFVSLNNEVQPDDVLPEPSPTYRRALACGLFYKTILKLAPAEKVRPEYRSGADILRRPLSSGTQTFETIEKNYPITQPVQKLDALIQCSGEAFYMDDTLTNSHAVYCAFANATRVGAHIEQIDASEALDMSGVIAFYTAKDIPGNNSFCDAAFQYEPEEIFCSDVVKYYDQPLGVVVAQTSDIAKLAATKVKVIYSNRPNTTIFPTMTHVFEADAKERIKARTASHLNDIQLSDQPDISARGIFEMGGQYHFTMEPQTTVAVPFEDGLQIWSATQWMDQTQCVIAKMLAISANAVQLKVRRLGGAYGAKISRGNQVACAASLAAYKLNRPARFVQSIESMMNSNGKRWGCRSDYEFHIKNNGKIVGFTNTYYEDAGCTTNENPIEDLTPLTARNCYDLNDSNSRVSGQAVITDAPSSAWCRAPGSTEGIAMIENMLEHMAFEANLDPADVRRVNLKPGNKMVELLPRFLQSTEYQQRRKEIAAFNDSNRWVKRGLGLAIMEYPVDLVGQYAATVAIYHVDGTVVIAHGGIEMGQGMNTKIAQVAAHTLGIPLSFVKLEYSDTINGANSIVTGGSLGSESVCYAVRKACDTLNERLKPVRDALGKNASWQKVVTEAYARTINMIASEHYKQGDMKNYFVYGLGLTEIKLDILTGNHLIKRVDLLEDAGESLSPYIDVGQVEGAFVMLLGYWLTEHLVYERETGRLVTNRTWTYKPPGAKDIPIDFRIELLQKNPNPAGFMRSKTTGEPPACLAVSSIFAIQHALQSARQDAGIQHEWVRLGAPTTPETIVLNSGTDTRTFSLE; encoded by the exons ATGACTACCAGTTTCGTTATCAATGGGACGCCTTATGATG TTGATTTGAGCAGCTTGCCGGTCGACATAACGCTGAACACCTTCCTGCGCGAGCATGCCCAGCTGACAGGAACGAAATTCATGTGCCTGGAGGGCGGCTGTGGCGTTTGTATCTGCGTCGTTAGAGGCAAGCATCCGGCGAGCGGCGAAACACGCACTTGGGCCGTCAACTCG TGCTTGACTCTGCTGAATACCTGTACGGATTGGCAAATCACCACCATCGAGGGCATTGGCAACAAACGCGATGGCTATCACCCGATTCAAAAGCGCTTGGCCAAACTGAATGGCTCTCAGTGTGGCTTTTGCTCGCCGGCCATGGTAATGAATATGTATGGATTGCTTGAATCTAAGGGCGGTAAGGTCATTTTGGAGGAGGTGGAGAACTCGTTTGGTGGCAACATTTGCCGCTGCACCGGTTATCGACCGATATTGGATGCCATGAAATCATTTGCCATCGATAGCAATACTAGGGTAGAGGGCGGCTGCTGCGACGACATTGAAGATTTCGAATTTGTCATTTGCCCAATGGCGGGTAGGCAGTGTGTGAGCAAGTGTGGCAAACCCCTAACTATGCTGGCTTATGAAAATGGCACTTATTGGTATTGGCCACATACACTTGCCGATGTTTTCCACGCGCTAGGTCAAGTGGGCAACGATCAGTACATGTTGGTGGGAGGAAATACCGCACATGGCGTCTACAGACGATCCCCGGACATCAAGCATTTCATCGACTTGCATGCGGTGCCGGAGTTAAAGCGACATTCCATTGTCGGCGAAAAACTTACACTAGGTGGCAATTTGAGTCTCAACGAAGCAATTGAGATTTTCCAAAAGATTTCACAACGTCCCGGTTTCGAGTATTGCCAGCAATTGTGGCAGCATTTCGACATGATCGCTCATGTACCTGTGCGGAAT ACAGGAACACTTGCCGGCAATATCAGTATTAAAAAGGCTCATCCGGAGTTCCCCTCAGACGTTTTCCTTACCTTCGAGGCACTCAATGCTCAGATTGTTATACAGGAGCTTTCAGCGCAGCCGAAGACCATATCCATACTGGACTATCTGAAATTGCCGTTTAATAAGGCGGTCATTCTTGCATTTGAGCTGAGAGCATATCTAAAGGGCCGATTCATTTACCACACTTACAAA ATCACACCGCGTGCACAAAATGCACACGCATTTGTAAATGCCGCATTTTTGCTCGATATGGACGTGACTTCTTGGGGCATAGTCAACGCCGCGCGCATTTGTTTCGGTAACATCAGTCCGGATTTCGTGCACGCCACTGCCACCGAAGCATACTTGGTAGGACAAAACTTATTTGATAAGGAGGTTATGGCCAAGATATTTGTGAGTTTAAATAACGAAGTGCAGCCTGATGATGTATTACCGGAGCCTTCACCGACCTACAGAAGAGCATTGGCATGTGGACTCTTTTACAAAACAATACTAAAGCTTGCGCCAGCGGAGAAGGTGAGACCTGAGTACAGAAGTGGAGCGGACATATTAAGGCGACCGCTTTCATCCGGCACACAAACCTTCGAGACAATAGAGAAAAATTATCCGATCACACAGCCGGTGCAGAAACTTGATG ccTTGATTCAGTGTTCTGGAGAAGCCTTTTATATGGATGACACACTCACAAATTCACACGCCGTCTACTGTGCATTCGCTAATGCCACCAGAGTGGGTGCTCACATTGAACAGATCGACGCATCGGAAGCCTTGGATATGTCGGGCGTCATCGCCTTTTACACCGCTAAGGATATACCCGGCAACAATAGTTTTTGTGATGCGGCATTTCAATATGAACCCGAAGAAATATTCTGCAGTGATGTAGTTAAATATTATGATCAGCCATTAGGCGTTGTTGTCGCCCAGACTAGTGACATAGCCAAACTTGCGGCCACAAAGGTTAAGGTCATTTATAGCAATCGTCCAAACACAACAATTTTTCCTACTATGACACACGTTTTTGAGGCAGACGCCAAGGAGCGGATCAAAGCAAGGACGGCTTCTCACTTGAATGACATACAACTCTCAGATCAGCCAGATATATCAGCGAGAGGTATTTTCGAAATGGGTGGGCAATATCATTTTACAATGGAGCCTCAAACCACCGTAGCTGTCCCATTTGAGGATGGGTTGCAAATTTGGAGCGCCACGCAATGGATGGACCAAACACAATGTGTCATTGCAAAAATGTTGGCGATTTCAGCTAATGCTGTGCAATTGAAGGTGCGCCGGCTCGGTGGTGCGTATGGCGCTAAAATCTCACGTGGTAACCAGGTCGCTTGTGCGGCCTCTCTAGCCGCGTACAAACTCAACCGACCGGCACGTTTCGTACAGTCCATTGAGTCGATGATGAATTCAAATGGCAAGCGTTGGGGTTGCCGCTCCGACTACGAGTTCCACATTAAAAATAATGGTAAGATTGTAGGCTTCACGAATACATATTACGAGGATGCAGGATGTACAACAAATGAGAATCCTATTGAGGATCTTACACCTTTAACAGCGAGAAATTGTTATGACCTCAACGACTCAAATTCGAGAGTGTCCGGACAGGCAGTCATCACCGATGCACCCAGTTCAGCCTGGTGTCGGGCACCAGGCTCAACAGAGGGAATAGCAATGATAGAAAATATGTTGGAGCACATGGCATTCGAGGCGAACTTAGATCCTGCGGACGTCCGACGGGTCAACTTAAAGCCGGGGAATAAAATGGTGGAACTATTACCGCGGTTTTTACAATCGACAGAGTACCAACAACGCCGAAAAGAAATCGCTGCATTCAATGATAGTAATCGTTGGGTTAAACGTGGACTTGGTCTAGCGATAATGGAGTATCCTGTCGATTTAGTTGGACAGTACGCTGCAACTGTAGCCATATATCATGTGGACGGAACGGTGGTCATAGCACACGGCGGTATCGAGATGGGACAAG GTATGAACACGAAAATAGCGCAAGTTGCTGCGCACACACTTGGCATACCGTTATCATTTGTAAAGCTCGAATACAGCGACACAATCAATGGCGCAAACTCAATCGTGACTGGTGGTTCATTGGGCAGTGAGAGCGTTTGTTACGCCGTACGCAAAGCTTGCGATACACTAAATGAGCGCTTGAAACCGGTAAGAGATGCACTCGGCAAAAACGCTAGTTGGCAAAAAGTAGTGACCGAAGCCTATGCTAGAACCATAAACATGATTGCCAGCGAACATTATAAGCAAGGCGATATGAAGAACTACTTCGTTTACGGTCTAGGATTAACTGAAATTAAGTTAGACATTTTAACCGGCAATCATTTAATTAAACGTGTGGACCTATTGGAAGATGCTGGTGAAAGTCTAAGCCCTTATATAGATGTTGGACAAGTTGAGGGCGCATTTGTCATGCTACTTGGTTACTGGTTAACGGAGCACTTGGTGTACGAACGTGAAACTGGACGACTAGTAACTAATCGTACCTGGACATACAAACCGCCCGGTGCAAAGGACATACCCATTGACTTCCGCATCGAACTGCTACAGAAGAATCCCAACCCTGCCGGTTTTATGCGTTCCAAAACTACTGGCGAGCCTCCAGCCTGTCTAGCCGTGAGCTCTATATTTGCCATACAACACGCTCTGCAATCAGCTCGACAAGACGCTGGTATTCAGCATGAGTGGGTACGCCTAGGAGCGCCAACAACGCCAGAGACAATCGTCTTGAATTCCGGCACTGACACGAGAACGTTTTCGTTGGAATAG